In the genome of Campylobacter avium LMG 24591, the window TGCTCCGTGCTTTATGAAAAGCAAACGCAGTATAAAAGATTTGTCATAGTTGATGCGGCGATGAATGACTTGCTTCGTCCTAGTCTTTACAATGCTTATCATAAAATAGAACTGCCATATAGCAAGAACCTAGAGCCTAGCAAGTGCGATGTGGTGGGCGGAATTTGTGAAAGCGGGGATTTTTTCGCAAAGGATAGGGTGCTACCAAAAACAAAAGAAGGCGAGATAATGCTTATAAAAGATGCTGGAGCTTACGGCTTTTCTATGAGTAGTAATTATAATAGCAGGGATAAAATTTGCGAACTGGCTTTAGAAAATTCAAAGATAAGAATGATTAGAAAAAGACAAAGCTTTGAAACCCAAATCCAAGAGGAGATAGAATTTTTAGAGGAGTAGTTAAAATTTGAAAATAGTTTTAAATTTAACTACCGTGCATAAATTTATGCGCATTGTTATCTTATTGTCTCGTTTTGTTTTCTCTTTAAAAATTTAAAAGGATTAAAAATTTTCTCAAACCCCCTTGACTTAGACTAGCTCTAATGCTTTATAATTGCAAAAATACTTTTCAAAGGAGGACTTTTGAAAGATACAGATTCGCGTAGGGAATTTTTAAAGACTTCAGCTAAAGCAGTGGCTGCTGCTGTGGCGTTTGGCGGCTTTGGCACCAGCCTTTTTGCCTCAAATTTAAAAGCTGTAAATACTTCATCAAAAGGAGAAAATATGAGCACATTGACACCACAAGCAAAGGCAAATTTAGAAAAATTTTTTGGCACAAGTAAGCTAGCTCAAGAGGATTTGGAATTTTTTACAAACTATGCAAATTTCGCCTTTGATGAGGTTTTTGCGCATTCACAGCTAGAGGAAAAAGAAAGGCTTTTGCTAATCCTAGCTGCTCTTGTAGCCATCCCTGCTAAAGAGGAGTTTGAAACTATGCTAAAAGCCGCATTAAATGTGAAAGTAAGCCCTATCGCCATAAAAGAAGTGATTTATCAAGCCACGCCTTATGTGGGTATGGGCAAGGTTGCTGATATACTAAGCCTTACAAACAAGGTATTTAAGCAAAGAGGCATAAAGCTTCCTCTAGCAAAGCAAGGCAGGACTACTAAAGAAAACAGATACGAAAAGGGTTTGCAAGCTCAAGTTGAGATTTTTGGCGAGGGTATGAGAAGTGCTAGTGATAAAGCAGCTAATGAGAAAAAACATATAATAGAGTTTTTAAGTAGCAATTGCTTTGGGGATTATTACACAAGAGGTGGGCTCGAGCTTAAATTTAGAGAGCTTATCACCTTTGTGTATCTTATCTCTATGGGCGGAGCAGAACCTCAAGTAAAGGCGCACATACAGGGCAATCTCAATATGGGTAATGACAGGGCAAAACTCATAGCTGTAGTAACTGCACTAATTCCATACATTGGCTATCCAAGAAGCCTAAATGCTTTAAGTGCCATTGATGAGATAAGTTAAGCATTCCAAAAGCATTTTTGCTTTTAGAGCTTATAAATTTTATTGCTTTAAATTTAAAAAATTGAGTAAATTATATTTTCATAATGCTTAAAAACTTTTTGAAGGTTTTTAAGCAAAAGGGCTATTTTTTATATACGGGGACTACTAAATGTTCGTTGCTATACTGATAAGCTGCGCCTGTTGAAACATCTACTAATGTTCCTACAAAACCGGGAACTAAAAAGAATACAAAGCCAATTAAATTAGTCCAATAAATAGGATTGACCCCCATAACATCTAGTGAGGCTGAATTTACATTTGAGCTTTGATAGGCGGGGTTGTCGCTTTCTAAAATTTGTATGTTTTCTCCACGTCTTTTTAGCTTTACTCTAGCTGGAAGCGTATGTTTTGCATCGCCTATTCTAACCACAACATTATCGCCGTTTGCAGCACTTAAATTTACCTCTTGCTCGCTTCCACTAAAAATACTAGCACAAGATGAAAACATCAGGACAATAAGACTTAAAGATATGAATTTTTTAAACTAAATCTCCTTTGATAAAAGTTTAAAAATTATAAAACAAAAAAAATCAAGTTGGAAATTTATCTTTGTAGATTATGATGAGTGCTTAATTTTAAATAATTATTTATCCCAAAGGATAAAGGTTCTTGCTTTTTTTATCTCGCTAAATTCTAGCTTTAAAACACCCTCTTGCGTCTCAAGGCTTATCAAATCGCCATCCACAGCCAAAAGCTTAGCCTCTATGCTTTCCTTTGCTTTTGTGCTGATTTTTACAAGCTCGCCTATGCTTTTTTGAAAATGCTCTATCTTTTTAAGCGTTCTTTCAAGCCCAACAGATGAGACTTCTAGGCTGTATTCTCCGTCAGTTGGTGGTTCAACATCAAGTATGGGTGATAAAAGTTCGCTGAAATTTGCGCAGTCTTGCAAGCTAACCCCACCGTCTTTCATGATATATACTCTGTAAATTTTCCTGCCATTTTCGCTTACTAGCTCATCATCGTAAAATTCTAGTCCAGCTTCCTCGCACAGTGCCTTAATATCCATCTCTTTCTTTCCTTATCTTTTCAAAAAGTTCATCCATGCGATTTTGATACTCTAATCTATCATCAAATTTAAAGTGCAAATTTGGTGCTTTAAACCAGCCTTGCTCTGTCATGCAGTAGTTTTGCACGAGTTTTGAAGCCTTTTTTAATTTGTTTAAAATTTGCTCTTGCTCAGCCTCATTAAAATGCATTTTATCAAGAAAGACAAAGGCATCGTATCTGCCCTTTTTGCACTCTACATCCACAACGCAAAGATTTTTTAAATTCTCATCATCTAAAGAAGCCAAAGCATTGGGTATAAGCTCTTTTAAAAGGCTTTGGGTTCTTAAGGTTTTGATGTCTTTCATATACTAGCCATTTGCGAAATTTCTTTGTAGCTTTCTATGTAATCTCCTACCTTCATATCAGTGCAGCCCTCAATACCAACGCCGCATTCAAAGCCCTTTGCGACCTCTTTCACATCATCTTTAAATCTCTTTAAAGAACTAACGCTTCCTTCAAAAAGCACAACCCCATCTCTGATAAGCCTTATCTTAGCGCCTCTGTTTATAACGCCCTCGCTTACCATGCAACCGGCTATAAGTCCTATTTTTGGCACGGAAATCACTTGTCTAATCTCTGCTTGACCTAGCTGCTCTTCGCTTATAATAGGGCTCATCATGCCGCTTAAAAGTGCCTTTACATCGTCTATTAAATTATAAATAACATTGTAAGTTTTTATCTCAATGCCCTTATCTTTGGCCTTTTCCTTTATCTCCCCTGTTGGACGCACATTAAAGCCTAAGACCACGGAATTTTCGCTAGCACTTGCAAGCTCTATATCACTTTGTGAAATTCCGCCTATACCGCTGTGTATGATATTTACTTTTATTTCATCATTTACAAGCTTTTCTAAACTACTTTTAATGGCCTCTAAAGAGCCCTGCACATCAGCTTTTAATATCACAGGCAGGGATTTTAAATTCCCCTCTTTTATCTTTGTGCTAAGTTCATCAATGCTTACCTTAGTTGATTTACTAAGCTCTTTTTGGCGGTTATACTCATATCTTTTAGCGGCGTATTCTCTAGCTTCCTTGTCGCTTTGAACGGCTATTAGGGTTTCTCCTGCTTGAGCTATCTCGCTAAGGCCTACTATAACGCCACATTCTCCGGGTTTAATTTCTTTTAAGGCATTGCCTCTATCATCGTTTAAGGCTCTTACTTTACCATACGCAACGCCTGCTACAACGGTGTTTCCAATCTTTAAGGTTCCATTTTGCACTATTACTGTGGCTACCGGGCCTCTGCCCTTTTGTAAAGAGCTTTCTATGATGCTAGCCTTAGCTTTAGCCTTAGAATTTGCCTTAAGTTCTAATATATCAGCTTGCAGCAAAACAAGTTCTAGCAAATCATCAACCCCGGTGCCCTTTTTAGCAGATACTTGCACAAATTCATAAGAGCCGCCCCATTCTGTTGGCACTATATCAAGCTCTGATAGTTGGGTTTTTACCATATCTACATTAGCACCTTCTTTGTCTATCTTGTTTATAGCTATGATGATAGGTACATTTGCAGCCTTTGCGTGATTAATGGCTTCTTTTGTTTGAGGTTTTACTCCATCATCTGCTGCAACCACTATGATAACAATATCAGTGATACCAGCACCCCTTGCCCTCATAGCCGTAAAAGCCTCATGGCCTGGGGTGTCTATGAAGGTTATCTTTCTTTTGTTTTTTTCCACCATATAAGCGCCAACATGCTGAGTTATGCCTCCTGCCTCAGCATTTACAACGCGTGAATTTCTTATATAATCAAGTAAAGAGGTTTTTCCATGATCAACATGTCCCATTATAGTTATAACAGGTGCTCTAGGGCTTAAATCCTCTTCATTATCCTCTTTTGCGTCGTAATTTTTAAGATAATCAAACTCATCTGCTTCGTCTATGATATTTACCTCTATTCCAAATTCTGAGGCTAAAATTTCAATGGCATCCTCATCTAAAAAATCATTTTTAGTAGTCATCATGCCAAGCATAAATAGTTTTGATATGATTTCGCTTACATTTTTATTGAGCTTATCTGCAAATTCATAAACGCGAATTTCTTTTGGAATTTCTACGCTTTTAATCTCGGCATTTTCCTTTTTTTCAGGCTTTTTAGGTGGTTTTTTTCTGGCTCTTCTTTGTATGGATGTTTCTGTGAATTTACTAAAAGACTGTCTTAGTAGGCTTGGTTGTTTTTGGGTTAGAACTTGAGGCGCTTGCTCTGTTTTTGTGCTAAATTCAGGCAGCACAACTACATCTTCATCCTCTAGGCTGATTTCTGCGAAATTTTGATTGGACAGCAAGTCCATTTTTTGTGCATTTTCTTTTTTGCTTTGGGGAGTATTTGGCTTTTTGTCTTTCTTTTTAACCTTTTTAAAGCTGTCATCTTGGGCGTTTGAAAACATATCTTTTAAATCTATGTTTTTTGTTGTTTTGTTTGAAACAACCTCTTCGTTTTTCACCACGGTATCTTTTTTCTTTTTTACTATCACAAGGCCGCGTCTTAAGGTGTTGCTGACAGTTTGCGTCGCTTGTTGTGGTGCTTGGACTTGTTCTACTTCTTGTTCTTTTTTAGGTTCTTCTTGTACTTGCTTTTCTTCTTTTTTGGCTTTGTTTTCTACCTTTTGCTTGCTTTGTTTTTTCTCTACTTCTTTCTTTTCCTCTTTTTTAGCAAAGCCTTGCGGTATTATATTTGTCTGCAAATATTCATATATAGCCGCTGCAACATCTTCATCAACCGAGGATGAGGCCGTTTTGACATTTATACCTAGCTCAAGTGCCTTGGCTAAAATTTCCTTGCTTTCAAAACCGCTTTCTTTAGCAATTTCGTGAATTCTTACTTTCGCCATCTAAAAAAATCTCCTTCAATTCTTCTTGGATTAATCCATATTTAAGAAATGCTTTTTTTGTGTTTTTTTTATCCTCATTTAAACAGTTAGAACAAATATAAGAGCTTCTCCCATACTTTAAATTTAATACAGGCTTTTTATTTTTTAGCCAAAATCTAAATAAATTTTCTTGTTTAAAACGAGTTTTGCAAATTATACACATTCTAATCGGGTAACTGTTTTTCAAAATTATATCTTTTTCCCTATTTATTTTGCAAAATTTCAAAGCCCTTGTTGTCAAATTCTAATATTTTAACTTCAAAATGTTTAAATTTGTCTTTAAGCTTGTTGTATAAATACTTAGCCTCATCTTTATACGCTATGTTAAAAAAGGTCGAGCCAGAGCCTGATAGGGTGCTTAGGATAGCTTTATTTTCAAGTGCGGTTTTTTGCACCTCAAAAAGAATTTCATAATTTTTCATTCTCCTTGTTTGATGTAGCATATCCTTGCTTGCAAGTTTTAGCAAATCGTATTTTTTTTCTAAAAAACAAGCGGTTAAAAAGGATGAGTGAGCTAGGTTAAAAGTAGCGTCCTCTAGGCTCACTCTTTTAGCTAATGTGCTTCTGTTTTTTTCTGTGTTAATCGTTAGCGAGGGTATCACAACCACAGCTTGTAAATCTTTGTCTATCTCTTTTTTTATGCTAAAAACTTTTTTATCCTCTACTATGGAGCAAACAAAGCCTCCAAGCGTTGCAGGTGCGATGTTATCAGGATGGGCTTCATATTTTAAAGCCTCATTTAGTATGCTTGTTCTATCTATAGAATAGTTGCTTATATGATACGCACTAGCAATAGCTGAGACAATTACAGCTGATGAGCTGCCAAGCCCCCTTGACATAGGGATACTGTTTTCAAATTTGAAGCTAAAATTGTCCTTTTTGCCGTTTAATTTCTCGTAGTATTCGTAAAAAATTTTAACAAAAAGATTGTTTTTTTTGATAAAGATATTTTTCGCACCTTCGCCGCTTATACTTATGCTTGTAATCTTACTTCTTTTTATGGTGCTTTTGTTAAAAAATTCAAGGCTAAGTCCCAAACAGTCAAAGCCAGGCCCTAAATTTGCACTTGTAGCAGGAGTTAAAATCGTCATCATTGTTCCTAAACAGCATCTAAAAAATAAAAAGGTAGATTGTCTTCCTTAAGATTTAAAGCCTTTAAATCAGCAGGCAAGAAAAATTCACCGCAAGGAAGCTTTTGAAGCGAAATTTTACCATTTTCCATAACAAAAGACAAGTCCTTGTTTGCTTTAATCGGAGCGTTTTCATTTAGCTCAAAGGCACTTATGGCAAAAAGCGGTATATCAAAAACTATGCTTAAGGTTTTAAGGCTTAAATAGCTTATCTTTATGCCCATATAAGAACCTGGCCCATTAGCATACACAAGCCTAGATAATTTATACTGCTTTAATATCTCATCAAGCATTACAGGCAAGGCCTCGCTAAGCTTGTCCTCGTTTTTTATTTGCTTAAGTAAGACATCATTATCATAAAGCCCTATCATCAGTGGCTTGGAAATGCCGTTTAATAGCAAGGTAATTTCTTTTATGCGAAAACTCCTTCATAAGCTTCTTCATATCCTTTTTCTACACTTACTATTTCATAAGCACTGCTATCTTTTAAGACTTCTTTTGTAAGCAGGTGATTTAAGTGGTGGCTTCCAGCATAAGATATATAATCCCCAAAAACTCTGTATCCTAGCAAGGTTAGATCTCCTATAGCGTCTAAAATTTTATGCCTTACGAACTCATCCTTAAAACGCAAGCCTTCTGGGTTTAAAATTTTGTTATCATCTAAAATTATGGCATTTTCTAAGCTAGCACCAAGCCCTAAATTCATGGCTCTTAAAGCGTTTGCGTCCTTTAAAAAACCAAAGGTTCTAGCCCTGGCTATTTGCTCTATATAATTTTTCTTACTAAATTCAAAATTATAATTTTGCTCCCCTATGATAGGATTATCAAATTTTATGGTGTAATTTATCCTAGGTATTTTAGTTGGAAGCAATCTTACAAACCTGTCGCCATCCCTTACTTCCACAGCCTTTTTAATGACCATGATTTGCTTTGGCGCGTCAAGTTCCTTTATGCCGGCTTCATCAAGCATCATGCAAAAGCTTATACTGCTTCCGTCCATTATAGGAGCTTCGTTTGCATTTAAAACTATGCGTATATTATCTATACCGTAAGCATTTATAGCACTCATTAAGTGTTCTATCGTAGATACAAAGCCCTTATCATCTCCAATCACAGTAGCCATTTTTGTGTCAATGACATTATTTGCTTGTGCCTTGTAGCTTAAATTTAAATCGCTTCTAAAAAATACTATCCCGCTATTTGCTTCTAGTGGCTCTAATAAAATTTCTATAGGCTCGCCCTTATGCAAACCTATGCCAACGCCTCTAACAGGTTTTGCTATGCTTAATTGTTTCATTTTTTATTCCTTATCTGCCCAATATATGTGTTTTGGCATTATCTAAGACCTGATGTATGTGTATTTGTAGCCAATTTCTATCCTGCCACTGCTCAGGCCTTGTCTCAACGCCTTGAACCAAAATTCCAAAGTGCAAATGGTCTCCCAAAGCAAGCCCGCTAACTCCGGTTGTAGCGATACTATCGCCCTTTAAAACCTTATCATCCTTTGCAACAAAAGAACTTGTGCAGTGACCGTACAAGCTATAAAGTCCAAAGCCGTGATAAATAATTACATTTAAGCCATAAATTCCATTCTCATCCGCAAAAACAACTACCCCGTCATTAGAGCTTACTATAGGAGCTTGTGCCACACTTGCTAAGTCAAGTCCTAGGTGGTGCGAATTTGAGACTGCCTCGCCTTTGTAAGTGTAAAATCTATGGTCTGAAAAATCAGCTACCTTGGCTGAGTTTTTAAGTGGCAAAAATGGTGAAATTCTAAAATTTTGTAAAGTTTCTTCAGGAAT includes:
- the lpxC gene encoding UDP-3-O-acyl-N-acetylglucosamine deacetylase, with amino-acid sequence MKQLSIAKPVRGVGIGLHKGEPIEILLEPLEANSGIVFFRSDLNLSYKAQANNVIDTKMATVIGDDKGFVSTIEHLMSAINAYGIDNIRIVLNANEAPIMDGSSISFCMMLDEAGIKELDAPKQIMVIKKAVEVRDGDRFVRLLPTKIPRINYTIKFDNPIIGEQNYNFEFSKKNYIEQIARARTFGFLKDANALRAMNLGLGASLENAIILDDNKILNPEGLRFKDEFVRHKILDAIGDLTLLGYRVFGDYISYAGSHHLNHLLTKEVLKDSSAYEIVSVEKGYEEAYEGVFA
- the rimP gene encoding ribosome maturation factor RimP, producing the protein MDIKALCEEAGLEFYDDELVSENGRKIYRVYIMKDGGVSLQDCANFSELLSPILDVEPPTDGEYSLEVSSVGLERTLKKIEHFQKSIGELVKISTKAKESIEAKLLAVDGDLISLETQEGVLKLEFSEIKKARTFILWDK
- a CDS encoding carboxymuconolactone decarboxylase family protein yields the protein MSTLTPQAKANLEKFFGTSKLAQEDLEFFTNYANFAFDEVFAHSQLEEKERLLLILAALVAIPAKEEFETMLKAALNVKVSPIAIKEVIYQATPYVGMGKVADILSLTNKVFKQRGIKLPLAKQGRTTKENRYEKGLQAQVEIFGEGMRSASDKAANEKKHIIEFLSSNCFGDYYTRGGLELKFRELITFVYLISMGGAEPQVKAHIQGNLNMGNDRAKLIAVVTALIPYIGYPRSLNALSAIDEIS
- a CDS encoding S24 family peptidase gives rise to the protein MFSSCASIFSGSEQEVNLSAANGDNVVVRIGDAKHTLPARVKLKRRGENIQILESDNPAYQSSNVNSASLDVMGVNPIYWTNLIGFVFFLVPGFVGTLVDVSTGAAYQYSNEHLVVPVYKK
- a CDS encoding glycoprotease, which produces MIGLYDNDVLLKQIKNEDKLSEALPVMLDEILKQYKLSRLVYANGPGSYMGIKISYLSLKTLSIVFDIPLFAISAFELNENAPIKANKDLSFVMENGKISLQKLPCGEFFLPADLKALNLKEDNLPFYFLDAV
- the infB gene encoding translation initiation factor IF-2, with product MAKVRIHEIAKESGFESKEILAKALELGINVKTASSSVDEDVAAAIYEYLQTNIIPQGFAKKEEKKEVEKKQSKQKVENKAKKEEKQVQEEPKKEQEVEQVQAPQQATQTVSNTLRRGLVIVKKKKDTVVKNEEVVSNKTTKNIDLKDMFSNAQDDSFKKVKKKDKKPNTPQSKKENAQKMDLLSNQNFAEISLEDEDVVVLPEFSTKTEQAPQVLTQKQPSLLRQSFSKFTETSIQRRARKKPPKKPEKKENAEIKSVEIPKEIRVYEFADKLNKNVSEIISKLFMLGMMTTKNDFLDEDAIEILASEFGIEVNIIDEADEFDYLKNYDAKEDNEEDLSPRAPVITIMGHVDHGKTSLLDYIRNSRVVNAEAGGITQHVGAYMVEKNKRKITFIDTPGHEAFTAMRARGAGITDIVIIVVAADDGVKPQTKEAINHAKAANVPIIIAINKIDKEGANVDMVKTQLSELDIVPTEWGGSYEFVQVSAKKGTGVDDLLELVLLQADILELKANSKAKAKASIIESSLQKGRGPVATVIVQNGTLKIGNTVVAGVAYGKVRALNDDRGNALKEIKPGECGVIVGLSEIAQAGETLIAVQSDKEAREYAAKRYEYNRQKELSKSTKVSIDELSTKIKEGNLKSLPVILKADVQGSLEAIKSSLEKLVNDEIKVNIIHSGIGGISQSDIELASASENSVVLGFNVRPTGEIKEKAKDKGIEIKTYNVIYNLIDDVKALLSGMMSPIISEEQLGQAEIRQVISVPKIGLIAGCMVSEGVINRGAKIRLIRDGVVLFEGSVSSLKRFKDDVKEVAKGFECGVGIEGCTDMKVGDYIESYKEISQMASI
- the rbfA gene encoding 30S ribosome-binding factor RbfA, producing MKDIKTLRTQSLLKELIPNALASLDDENLKNLCVVDVECKKGRYDAFVFLDKMHFNEAEQEQILNKLKKASKLVQNYCMTEQGWFKAPNLHFKFDDRLEYQNRMDELFEKIRKERDGY
- the thrB gene encoding homoserine kinase, which codes for MTILTPATSANLGPGFDCLGLSLEFFNKSTIKRSKITSISISGEGAKNIFIKKNNLFVKIFYEYYEKLNGKKDNFSFKFENSIPMSRGLGSSSAVIVSAIASAYHISNYSIDRTSILNEALKYEAHPDNIAPATLGGFVCSIVEDKKVFSIKKEIDKDLQAVVVIPSLTINTEKNRSTLAKRVSLEDATFNLAHSSFLTACFLEKKYDLLKLASKDMLHQTRRMKNYEILFEVQKTALENKAILSTLSGSGSTFFNIAYKDEAKYLYNKLKDKFKHFEVKILEFDNKGFEILQNK